The Streptomyces sp. Je 1-332 genome has a window encoding:
- a CDS encoding heavy metal translocating P-type ATPase — translation MPTALLHRSDQGPSAGPAAAPRRRTRILALAEARWAAAATVAFLVALPLQLAGTPSWLWGALYAVAYVAGGWEPALAGLRALRAKTLDVDLLMIVAALGAASIGQVMDGALLIVIFATSGALEALATARTADSVRSLLDLAPTTATRVADGGGEESVDTAELMVGDVILVRPGERVGADGEVLEGASDVDQATITGEPMPVAKEAGDDVFAGTLNGAGALRVRVGRDASDSVIARIVAMVEEASETKAPTQLFIEKVEQRYSLGMVVATLAVFAVPQALGDDLTGALLRAMTFMIVASPCAVVLATMPPLLSAIANAGRHGVLVKSAIVMERLGQVDAVAVDKTGTLTEGTPQVTTVHALPGSGLTDDTLLALAAAAEHRSEHPLARAVVSAARARGLDLPPVTHFASTPGVGVSATVGGADVQVGAPAQLLETGPSGDPADAASREVRLLARQLGEDGQTAVLVLHDGFPAGVLGIADRLRPDAATTVTALRSLTGTTPMLLTGDNAQAAARVAAEVGIEDVRAGLLPQDKVAAVREAECAGRKILVIGDGVNDAPALAAAHTGIAMGRAGSDLALETADAVIVRDELATVPRVIALSRRARGLVIQNLVIAGTFIAVLVTWDLAGTLPLPLGVLGHEGSTVVVGLNGLRLLREGAWRDADA, via the coding sequence ATGCCCACTGCCCTGCTCCACCGCTCCGACCAGGGGCCTTCCGCCGGACCTGCGGCGGCTCCGCGCCGCCGCACCCGCATCCTCGCGCTCGCCGAGGCGCGCTGGGCGGCGGCGGCCACGGTGGCGTTCCTGGTCGCGCTGCCGCTCCAGCTGGCCGGGACGCCCTCCTGGCTGTGGGGCGCGCTGTACGCCGTCGCGTACGTCGCCGGGGGCTGGGAGCCCGCGCTCGCCGGGCTGCGCGCGCTTCGGGCGAAGACCCTGGACGTGGATCTGCTGATGATCGTCGCGGCGCTCGGCGCGGCCTCGATCGGGCAGGTGATGGACGGGGCGCTGCTCATCGTCATCTTCGCCACGTCGGGCGCCCTTGAGGCCCTTGCCACCGCACGCACCGCCGACTCGGTGCGCAGCCTGCTCGACCTCGCGCCCACCACGGCCACGCGGGTGGCCGACGGGGGTGGCGAAGAGAGCGTCGACACGGCCGAGTTGATGGTCGGCGACGTCATCCTCGTACGGCCCGGCGAGCGGGTCGGCGCGGACGGCGAGGTACTGGAAGGTGCCAGTGACGTCGATCAGGCGACGATCACCGGGGAGCCGATGCCGGTTGCCAAGGAGGCCGGGGACGACGTGTTCGCGGGCACGCTGAACGGGGCGGGAGCGCTGCGGGTGCGGGTCGGGCGTGACGCGTCGGACTCGGTGATCGCGCGGATCGTCGCGATGGTCGAGGAAGCGTCGGAGACCAAGGCGCCCACGCAACTGTTCATCGAGAAGGTCGAGCAGCGGTACTCGCTCGGCATGGTCGTCGCCACGCTCGCCGTGTTCGCGGTGCCGCAGGCGCTCGGTGACGACCTGACCGGGGCCCTGCTGCGAGCGATGACGTTCATGATCGTGGCCTCGCCGTGCGCGGTGGTTCTCGCCACGATGCCGCCGCTCCTCTCGGCGATCGCGAACGCGGGGCGGCACGGTGTCCTGGTCAAGTCAGCCATCGTGATGGAGCGTCTGGGGCAGGTCGACGCGGTCGCCGTCGACAAGACGGGCACCCTGACCGAGGGGACGCCGCAGGTGACCACTGTCCACGCGCTCCCCGGCAGCGGTCTGACCGACGACACACTCCTCGCGCTCGCGGCGGCGGCCGAGCACCGCAGCGAACATCCCCTGGCCCGCGCCGTGGTGAGCGCGGCGCGGGCACGCGGCCTGGACCTTCCCCCGGTGACGCACTTCGCGTCGACGCCGGGGGTGGGGGTCAGCGCCACGGTCGGGGGCGCGGACGTCCAGGTGGGCGCTCCAGCACAGCTGCTCGAAACCGGGCCGAGCGGCGACCCCGCGGACGCGGCCAGCCGTGAAGTCCGACTCCTCGCACGGCAGTTGGGCGAGGACGGCCAGACGGCCGTCCTGGTGCTGCACGACGGGTTCCCCGCGGGCGTCCTCGGCATCGCCGACCGCCTGCGCCCGGACGCCGCGACCACCGTCACCGCTCTGCGGTCCCTCACCGGTACGACCCCCATGCTGCTCACCGGAGACAACGCGCAGGCCGCCGCCCGGGTCGCGGCCGAGGTCGGCATCGAGGACGTACGGGCCGGACTGCTCCCCCAGGACAAGGTCGCGGCGGTACGCGAGGCAGAGTGCGCTGGACGCAAGATCCTCGTCATCGGAGACGGCGTCAACGACGCGCCCGCCCTCGCCGCGGCCCACACCGGCATCGCGATGGGCCGGGCCGGTTCCGACCTCGCCCTGGAGACGGCCGACGCCGTCATCGTGCGGGACGAACTGGCCACGGTGCCAAGGGTGATCGCCCTGTCCCGGCGGGCGCGCGGGCTCGTGATCCAGAACCTGGTGATCGCCGGAACGTTCATCGCCGTACTGGTCACATGGGACCTGGCAGGCACGTTGCCGCTCCCGCTCGGCGTACTCGGCCACGAGGGCTCCACGGTCGTCGTGGGCCTCAACGGGCTGCGACTGCTGCGGGAGGGGGCTTGGCGGGACGCGGACGCGTGA
- a CDS encoding metalloregulator ArsR/SmtB family transcription factor, which yields MGHGVDDSSTATTRERLDTVGAADVAATLQALATPSRLLILARLQEGPCAAGDLADAVGMEQSACSHQLRLLRNLGLITGERHGRSVVYALYDHHVAELLDQALFHVEHLRLGLRDTPQ from the coding sequence ATGGGCCACGGAGTCGACGACAGCAGCACCGCCACCACGCGCGAACGCCTGGACACCGTGGGGGCCGCCGACGTCGCCGCCACCCTCCAGGCCCTGGCGACGCCCTCACGGCTGCTGATCCTCGCCCGCCTCCAGGAGGGCCCCTGCGCGGCCGGGGATCTGGCCGATGCGGTCGGCATGGAGCAGTCGGCCTGCTCCCACCAGCTGCGCCTGCTGCGCAACCTCGGCCTGATCACCGGCGAACGCCACGGCCGCTCCGTCGTCTACGCCCTCTACGACCACCACGTCGCCGAACTCCTCGACCAGGCGCTCTTCCACGTCGAGCACCTGCGCCTCGGTCTGCGGGACACACCGCAGTGA
- the crcB gene encoding fluoride efflux transporter CrcB, which produces MVAVVAVGGAIGASARYGASLIWPTAPGTFPTTMLLVNVIGCAVMGVFMVILTEARTPHRLLRPFFGTGVLGGFTTFSTYAVDIERLVQSGHAGTGLAYLGLTLLAALAAVWSAAWATRRVVVWRRP; this is translated from the coding sequence GTGGTGGCGGTCGTGGCCGTCGGCGGTGCGATCGGCGCGTCCGCCCGCTACGGCGCCTCTCTGATCTGGCCGACCGCCCCCGGCACCTTCCCCACGACGATGCTCCTGGTGAACGTCATCGGCTGCGCGGTCATGGGTGTCTTCATGGTGATTCTCACCGAAGCGCGCACGCCGCACCGCCTGTTGCGCCCCTTCTTCGGCACCGGCGTACTCGGCGGCTTCACCACCTTCTCCACGTACGCGGTCGACATCGAGCGCCTGGTGCAGAGCGGACACGCCGGCACGGGCCTGGCCTATCTCGGACTGACGCTGCTCGCGGCCCTCGCGGCGGTGTGGAGCGCGGCGTGGGCGACGCGCCGCGTCGTGGTGTGGAGGCGACCATGA
- the crcB gene encoding fluoride efflux transporter CrcB — MNWLCVVAGAMIGAPLRFLTDRAVQARHDTVFPWGTFVVNVAGSLILGVLTGATVAGAASSHTQLLLGTGLCGALTTYSTFSYETLRLSEGGARFYAAVNVVASVVAALGAVFVGVALAEVVWGS, encoded by the coding sequence GTGAACTGGCTCTGCGTGGTGGCCGGAGCCATGATCGGCGCCCCCTTGCGGTTCCTCACCGACCGTGCCGTGCAGGCCAGGCACGACACGGTCTTCCCGTGGGGCACGTTCGTGGTCAACGTGGCGGGCAGCCTGATACTCGGCGTCCTCACCGGCGCGACCGTCGCGGGCGCCGCCTCCTCCCACACGCAACTGCTCCTCGGCACCGGCCTGTGCGGCGCCCTGACGACGTACTCGACCTTCTCGTACGAGACGCTGCGGCTCTCCGAGGGCGGCGCGAGGTTCTACGCGGCGGTCAATGTCGTGGCCAGTGTGGTCGCGGCGCTCGGCGCGGTGTTCGTGGGTGTCGCGTTGGCGGAGGTGGTGTGGGGGAGTTGA
- a CDS encoding tetratricopeptide repeat protein — translation MDTTYYDHGTAAERWERARQFFDAKEYATAARILDTLADEVPEQVAPRLLLARAYYHSAQLRRAEAELRTVIELDPVEQYARLLLGRTLERQGRDADAAPHLRMAAALAGDFAEV, via the coding sequence GTGGACACGACGTACTACGACCACGGAACCGCGGCGGAGCGCTGGGAGCGCGCGCGGCAGTTCTTCGACGCCAAGGAGTACGCCACGGCGGCGCGCATCCTCGACACCCTGGCCGACGAGGTGCCCGAGCAGGTCGCCCCGCGTCTGCTGCTGGCCCGCGCCTACTACCACTCGGCGCAACTGCGGCGCGCGGAGGCCGAGTTGCGTACGGTCATCGAGCTCGACCCCGTCGAGCAGTACGCCAGGCTGCTCCTCGGCCGCACGCTCGAGCGGCAGGGACGTGACGCGGACGCGGCACCGCACCTGCGGATGGCAGCGGCCCTCGCTGGGGACTTCGCCGAGGTCTGA
- a CDS encoding pirin family protein, whose amino-acid sequence MSNLDRVAVPSLCGGRGFVVAEPVRELLSPRKVKLGESTEVRRLLPNLGRRMVGAWCFVDHYGPDDIADEPGMQVGPHPHMGLQTVSWLHEGEVLHRDSTGSLQTIRPRELGLMTSGRAISHSEESPRKHARLLHGAQLWVALPDVHRNTDPRFEHHAELPLVTAHGLTATLILGTLDGSTSPGTTYTPIVGADLTLTRDVDVRLPVNPDFEYAVLCMSGETRVDGVPVLPGSMLYLGCGRTELPLRAESDATLMLLGGEPFGEELIMWWNFIGRSNEEIARARSDWMSGTRFGEVKGYDGEPLPAPELPSVPLKPRGRVR is encoded by the coding sequence ATGAGCAATCTTGATCGCGTGGCGGTCCCGTCCCTGTGCGGCGGTCGCGGGTTCGTCGTCGCCGAACCGGTCCGGGAGCTCCTCAGCCCCCGCAAGGTCAAGCTCGGCGAGTCCACCGAGGTCCGCCGCCTGTTGCCCAACCTCGGCCGCCGCATGGTCGGCGCCTGGTGCTTCGTCGACCACTACGGCCCGGACGACATCGCGGACGAGCCCGGCATGCAGGTGGGCCCGCACCCGCACATGGGCCTGCAGACGGTGAGTTGGCTGCACGAGGGCGAGGTCCTGCACCGCGACTCCACGGGCAGCCTCCAGACGATCCGCCCCCGTGAGCTCGGCCTGATGACCTCGGGCCGTGCGATCTCGCACTCCGAGGAAAGTCCCAGGAAGCACGCCCGCCTCCTGCACGGCGCCCAGCTGTGGGTGGCGCTGCCCGACGTCCACCGCAACACCGACCCGCGCTTCGAGCACCACGCGGAGCTGCCCCTGGTCACGGCCCACGGCCTGACGGCGACGCTCATCCTGGGCACGCTCGACGGCTCCACGTCACCCGGCACGACCTACACCCCGATCGTGGGCGCCGACCTCACCCTGACCCGCGACGTGGACGTACGCCTCCCCGTGAACCCCGACTTCGAGTACGCCGTCCTGTGCATGTCCGGCGAGACCCGCGTGGACGGCGTCCCCGTCCTGCCCGGCTCCATGCTGTACTTGGGCTGCGGCCGCACCGAACTGCCGCTGCGCGCCGAGTCGGACGCGACCCTGATGCTGCTCGGCGGCGAGCCGTTCGGGGAGGAACTGATCATGTGGTGGAACTTCATCGGGCGGTCCAACGAGGAGATCGCACGGGCGCGTTCGGACTGGATGAGCGGGACCCGGTTCGGTGAGGTGAAGGGGTATGACGGTGAACCGCTCCCCGCCCCGGAACTGCCGTCAGTGCCGCTGAAACCGCGGGGTCGTGTGCGCTGA
- a CDS encoding bifunctional glycosyltransferase family 2 protein/CDP-glycerol:glycerophosphate glycerophosphotransferase, whose protein sequence is MPVLSVVVPFQNVEAYLGECLRSLALQSFADFEAILVDDGSTDGSTELAERFCALDTRFRLIRQESHGPGHARNTGIRAASTDAEFLGFLDGDDVVTETGYELMIRTLRRTGSDFISGNVRMMDSRRIWQSPLHREFMNRDQRRTHITRTPELLYDRTVWNKVFRRSFWDAHDIAFPEDILYEDIWVNLYAHFSAAAVDVVRDHVYFWRRRDAGAGPSITQRQSELGNLKDRFTAVESISRFLGSHNKLEYSLFKRRYDAACLKSDLMLHMNVLPDAEEEFRDHFLAAGQAFLAAAHADVLDDLPAVARVKWHLVAAGRKDELVALIERERGGGPLPVRRGLLRPRLDAPYADLRAVGVPRKALRVGDELGLRSSLTSARWEDGVLRLSGRSYVHHLDAARRRDTVKGLVVRHRKQRRMLAIPARSTYTPEATEYSRQKRYSYDWAGFEASFDPRRLQHRGRWVEGTWDVAAGSLTRGVLRYGRVIAGDNCSASHPPSQYVAPNIRIVPLFVDGSLKIRVEKVRCRITGHRMRGDELELDGVLLADEVPPTGILRLRRLTGAGQHDAPVVFRPGGDGWCRFTVRFPVALLASAASAHPETVPRAWRDGGNGWKTTLHIPGRKRPFYPVVPPETADGMYVVASGGAERGHREVVVHRNGAGYLVLWERAELPVADRCSWSADGTLVLAGDYPGYANLTPRQRDALRLVLRSRAKREEHAVPVTCVGGRFRATFDPARMSGPAGTLPLHSGRWDLALSIVQPHGDPQRVTVKLHRDLLAGLPATYVDAEGRRYEAQTQGYDKLTLMVFSAMPVTARGPYRQKRLQARYFPQEQKRPLRDAVLFDSFRGTQFSDSPRAVYEELVRRGTDLELLWTVRDDQVQIPAPGRAVRMWSPEWYEAMARSRFLVHNNHIPGWFTRREGQTVVQTWHGTPLKRIGHDMPAVHFADRDYLERIGREARQWSMLVSPNEFSTPILRRAFDFHGEILQTGYPRNDVLYSADRDDRARAVRARLGLPDGKKTVLYAPTWRDDQYHGAGRYRFDFRIDVADARRRLGDDHVLLVRRHPNVVDPVPGAGDGFVFDVSAHPDMADLMLVTDVLVTDYSSLMFDFANTGRPMLFFTYDLEHYRDTLRGFYFDFAQEAPGPLLETSTALVDALCDLDRTERGHRLRYRAFRQRFCGLDDGGATARVVDRMFETGRQEKVRETLSVRLAHRLRRYAPDHYRRAA, encoded by the coding sequence GTGCCGGTACTCAGTGTCGTCGTTCCATTCCAGAACGTTGAGGCTTATCTCGGGGAGTGCTTGCGCTCCCTCGCCCTGCAGAGCTTTGCCGACTTCGAGGCGATCCTCGTGGACGACGGCTCCACCGACGGGTCCACGGAGCTGGCGGAGCGGTTCTGCGCCCTCGATACCCGGTTTCGCCTGATACGGCAGGAATCGCACGGCCCTGGGCACGCCCGCAACACGGGCATTCGTGCCGCTTCCACGGACGCCGAGTTCCTCGGCTTCCTCGACGGTGACGACGTCGTCACCGAGACCGGGTACGAACTGATGATCCGGACACTGCGCCGCACCGGATCGGACTTCATCTCCGGCAACGTACGAATGATGGATTCCCGGCGGATCTGGCAGTCCCCCCTGCACCGCGAATTCATGAACCGCGACCAGCGCCGCACCCATATCACCCGCACCCCCGAGCTGCTCTACGATCGCACGGTGTGGAACAAAGTATTCCGCCGCTCCTTCTGGGACGCCCACGACATCGCGTTCCCCGAAGACATTCTGTACGAGGACATCTGGGTCAACCTCTACGCGCACTTCAGTGCGGCGGCCGTCGATGTCGTACGCGATCACGTCTACTTCTGGCGCCGCCGCGACGCCGGCGCGGGCCCGTCCATCACCCAGCGCCAGTCCGAACTGGGCAATCTCAAGGACCGGTTCACCGCCGTCGAGTCCATCAGCCGTTTCCTCGGTTCGCACAACAAACTGGAGTACTCCCTTTTCAAACGGCGATACGACGCTGCGTGCCTCAAGAGCGACCTGATGCTGCACATGAATGTGCTCCCCGACGCCGAGGAGGAATTCCGGGATCACTTCCTCGCCGCCGGCCAGGCGTTCTTGGCCGCCGCTCACGCGGACGTGCTCGACGACCTGCCTGCCGTCGCCCGCGTGAAATGGCATCTCGTCGCCGCGGGACGCAAGGACGAACTCGTCGCGCTGATCGAACGGGAACGCGGCGGGGGGCCGCTGCCCGTCCGGCGTGGCCTGCTGCGGCCCCGTCTGGACGCCCCCTACGCCGACCTGCGCGCCGTCGGAGTGCCGCGCAAGGCGCTGCGCGTCGGCGACGAGCTGGGCCTGCGCAGCTCGCTCACCTCGGCCCGCTGGGAGGACGGCGTCCTGCGCCTTTCCGGGCGCTCCTACGTGCACCACCTGGACGCGGCCCGCCGCCGCGACACCGTGAAGGGCCTCGTCGTCCGTCACCGCAAGCAACGCCGGATGCTCGCCATCCCCGCGAGGAGCACGTACACGCCCGAGGCCACCGAGTACTCGCGGCAGAAGCGGTACTCCTACGACTGGGCGGGCTTTGAGGCGTCCTTCGACCCACGGCGCCTCCAGCACCGCGGGCGGTGGGTGGAGGGCACCTGGGACGTCGCCGCGGGCTCCCTCACCCGCGGCGTGCTCCGCTACGGGCGGGTCATCGCCGGAGACAACTGCTCGGCCTCGCACCCCCCGTCGCAGTACGTCGCGCCGAACATCCGCATCGTGCCGCTGTTCGTCGACGGCTCCCTCAAGATCCGTGTGGAGAAGGTCCGTTGCCGCATCACCGGCCACCGTATGCGCGGCGACGAGCTGGAACTCGACGGTGTGCTGCTCGCCGACGAGGTGCCGCCCACCGGCATCTTGCGGCTGCGCCGGCTCACCGGTGCCGGACAGCATGACGCGCCCGTCGTCTTCCGCCCCGGCGGCGACGGCTGGTGCCGGTTCACCGTCCGCTTCCCCGTCGCGCTGCTCGCCTCCGCCGCCTCCGCCCACCCCGAGACGGTGCCGCGTGCCTGGCGGGACGGCGGCAACGGCTGGAAGACCACTTTGCACATACCCGGCCGGAAGCGGCCGTTCTATCCGGTCGTGCCCCCGGAGACCGCGGACGGCATGTACGTCGTGGCCTCGGGCGGGGCCGAGCGGGGGCACCGGGAGGTCGTCGTGCACCGCAACGGCGCCGGATATCTGGTCCTGTGGGAGCGGGCCGAGCTGCCCGTCGCCGACCGATGCTCCTGGTCCGCCGACGGAACCCTGGTCCTGGCGGGCGACTATCCCGGCTACGCGAACCTGACGCCCCGCCAGCGCGACGCACTGCGTCTGGTGCTGCGCTCACGCGCCAAGCGGGAGGAGCACGCCGTACCCGTCACATGTGTCGGCGGCCGGTTCCGCGCCACGTTCGACCCGGCGCGCATGAGTGGCCCGGCCGGCACCCTGCCGCTGCACTCCGGCCGCTGGGACCTGGCGCTGAGCATCGTCCAGCCGCACGGCGACCCGCAGCGCGTCACCGTCAAGCTGCACCGGGATCTCCTCGCCGGTCTGCCTGCCACGTACGTCGACGCGGAGGGCCGGCGCTACGAGGCGCAGACCCAGGGATACGACAAGCTCACCCTGATGGTGTTCTCCGCGATGCCCGTCACGGCCCGCGGCCCCTACCGGCAGAAGCGGCTCCAGGCGCGGTACTTCCCGCAGGAACAGAAGCGACCGCTGCGTGACGCGGTGCTGTTCGACAGCTTCCGCGGCACCCAGTTCTCCGACAGTCCGCGTGCCGTGTACGAGGAGCTGGTGCGCCGCGGCACGGACCTGGAGCTGCTGTGGACCGTGCGGGACGATCAGGTGCAGATCCCCGCCCCGGGCCGTGCGGTGCGGATGTGGTCGCCCGAGTGGTACGAGGCGATGGCCCGCAGCCGCTTCCTCGTCCACAACAACCACATACCGGGATGGTTCACCCGCCGCGAGGGCCAGACCGTCGTACAGACCTGGCACGGCACCCCCCTGAAGCGGATCGGGCACGACATGCCGGCCGTCCATTTCGCCGACCGCGACTATCTGGAGCGGATCGGCCGCGAGGCGCGCCAGTGGTCGATGCTCGTGTCGCCCAACGAGTTCAGCACGCCGATTCTGCGCCGCGCCTTCGACTTCCACGGCGAGATACTGCAGACCGGCTACCCGCGCAACGACGTGCTGTACTCCGCCGACCGGGACGATCGGGCCCGCGCCGTGCGCGCCCGCCTCGGCCTGCCCGACGGCAAGAAGACGGTGCTGTACGCGCCTACCTGGCGTGACGACCAGTACCACGGCGCGGGCAGGTACCGGTTCGACTTCCGGATCGATGTGGCGGACGCCCGCCGCCGGCTCGGCGACGACCACGTGCTGCTGGTACGGCGGCACCCCAACGTCGTCGACCCGGTGCCGGGTGCGGGTGACGGCTTCGTCTTCGACGTGTCGGCCCATCCCGACATGGCCGACCTCATGCTCGTCACCGACGTGCTGGTCACCGACTATTCGTCGCTGATGTTCGACTTCGCCAACACCGGTCGCCCGATGCTGTTCTTCACCTACGACCTCGAGCACTACCGCGACACCCTGCGCGGCTTCTACTTCGACTTCGCCCAGGAGGCTCCCGGCCCGCTCCTGGAGACGTCGACCGCACTGGTGGACGCGCTGTGCGACCTCGACCGCACCGAGCGCGGCCACCGGCTCCGCTACCGCGCCTTCCGACAGCGCTTCTGCGGACTGGACGACGGGGGCGCCACCGCTCGTGTCGTGGACCGCATGTTCGAGACCGGGCGCCAGGAGAAGGTGCGGGAGACATTGTCCGTCCGCCTGGCGCACCGGCTCCGTCGGTACGCGCCGGATCACTACCGCCGGGCGGCCTGA
- a CDS encoding response regulator transcription factor, translating to MTSPESPRFRRALIGCNEALPPARAAQLCRDLLDLEPLTTLSAAELSELADREQPDLLMSVEDLSDGSAITVIRELRERGYRTPAVILSRDPDVNLHVAAYGAGVDLYMVWPSDVTAMQLRVRALIRRCNWERAGDPGAAGPASGADTLTVGDVTLDPQLRVASRGGTPVHLSRTEYALLEFFMRHPRQVLSREQLLASVWGSPFASKDVVNTYVRYLRKKLDPLGPPAVHTRRGHGYLFDPELGA from the coding sequence ATGACCAGCCCTGAGAGCCCGCGCTTCCGGCGAGCCCTGATCGGCTGCAATGAGGCGTTGCCTCCTGCCCGAGCCGCACAGCTGTGCCGTGATCTGCTGGACCTGGAACCTCTCACGACTCTCTCCGCCGCCGAACTGTCCGAACTCGCCGACCGGGAACAGCCCGATCTGTTGATGAGCGTCGAGGACCTTTCGGACGGCAGCGCCATCACGGTGATTCGAGAGTTGCGAGAGCGGGGCTACCGTACGCCCGCCGTGATTCTCAGCCGGGACCCCGATGTGAACCTCCACGTCGCCGCATACGGCGCCGGTGTGGACCTTTACATGGTGTGGCCCAGCGATGTCACCGCGATGCAGCTTCGCGTCCGCGCCCTGATCAGGCGCTGCAATTGGGAGCGCGCAGGCGACCCCGGAGCGGCCGGGCCTGCCTCGGGTGCCGACACCCTCACCGTCGGCGATGTCACGCTCGATCCGCAACTGCGTGTGGCGAGCCGCGGTGGCACTCCAGTACACCTGTCGCGTACTGAGTATGCGCTTCTTGAATTCTTTATGCGTCACCCACGGCAGGTACTGTCGCGCGAACAGCTTCTCGCAAGTGTGTGGGGCTCACCCTTCGCGAGCAAGGATGTCGTCAACACATATGTAAGGTACCTGCGGAAGAAACTTGATCCGCTGGGGCCGCCAGCTGTGCACACACGCCGTGGCCACGGGTATCTCTTCGATCCCGAACTCGGCGCGTAG
- a CDS encoding methyltransferase yields the protein MTHTHQHTPHHGNGGHHPHGHGGHHAHSDGGQAEILDLDAEVLAEHIASITAWLPLKDEPRHIVDLGCGTGAGTFALLERFPDAHITAVDTSAEHLKLLREKACARDIQERVRTVQADLDHDDWPDLGQPDLVWASASMHHMANPERALRNARELLAPGGLFAVVELAGVPRFLPAHAPENRPGLEERAHAATNSFHAERLPHRGADWGPMLTAADFTVEDDRTLTVSVTGARSEAVGRYAYGILQRIRSVAAPALSPEDLAALDELLDTSSPNSLLLREDLAVRTERTVWAARRA from the coding sequence ATGACCCACACTCATCAGCACACCCCCCACCACGGCAACGGCGGACATCACCCCCACGGCCATGGCGGACACCATGCGCACAGCGACGGCGGTCAGGCGGAGATCCTCGACCTGGATGCCGAGGTGCTCGCCGAACACATTGCGTCAATCACGGCCTGGCTGCCGCTGAAGGACGAGCCCCGCCACATCGTGGACCTGGGCTGCGGCACCGGCGCGGGCACCTTCGCCCTCCTCGAACGCTTCCCCGATGCGCACATCACCGCCGTCGACACCTCCGCCGAGCACCTGAAGCTCCTGCGCGAGAAGGCATGCGCCCGCGACATCCAGGAGCGCGTACGGACCGTGCAGGCCGACCTCGACCACGACGACTGGCCCGACCTCGGTCAGCCGGACCTGGTGTGGGCCTCGGCCTCGATGCACCACATGGCGAACCCCGAACGCGCCCTGCGAAACGCCCGCGAACTGCTCGCCCCTGGCGGCCTGTTCGCCGTCGTCGAGCTCGCGGGCGTCCCCCGCTTCCTGCCCGCCCACGCCCCGGAGAACCGGCCCGGCCTCGAAGAGCGCGCCCATGCTGCGACCAACAGCTTCCACGCCGAGCGCCTTCCGCACCGCGGCGCCGACTGGGGGCCGATGCTGACCGCCGCCGACTTCACCGTCGAGGACGATCGCACCCTCACTGTCAGCGTCACAGGGGCGCGCAGCGAAGCGGTCGGCCGCTACGCCTACGGCATTTTGCAGCGAATTCGCAGCGTCGCCGCCCCGGCTCTCAGCCCCGAGGACCTCGCCGCACTGGACGAGCTCCTGGACACCAGCAGCCCGAACAGCCTGCTGCTCCGCGAGGACCTCGCCGTACGCACCGAGCGCACGGTGTGGGCCGCCCGCCGCGCCTGA
- a CDS encoding XRE family transcriptional regulator yields MKQEDGQLDSLVRKRIRALRVAQGWSLEELASRADLSQSSLSRIENGQRRLALDQLVTLARALDTTLDQLVENAADDVVISPMIDGAHGLMRWPIKGDPGMTVMRQRMTDPPPDNPARMRAHPGREWLVVLSGRAVLMLGHRRFRIETNQAAEFPTMMPHAIGAEGGPCEILGIFDRDARRGHQKDAGTDDSEADCTGAQGPCA; encoded by the coding sequence ATGAAGCAAGAAGATGGGCAGTTGGACAGCCTCGTACGCAAACGGATCCGCGCGCTGCGCGTCGCACAGGGCTGGTCCCTGGAGGAGCTGGCCTCCCGGGCCGACCTCAGCCAGTCCTCACTGAGCCGCATCGAGAACGGTCAGCGCCGCCTCGCCCTGGACCAGCTCGTCACTCTCGCCCGCGCCCTGGACACCACCTTGGACCAGCTCGTGGAGAACGCCGCCGACGACGTCGTCATCAGCCCGATGATCGACGGCGCCCACGGGCTGATGCGCTGGCCCATAAAGGGCGACCCCGGCATGACCGTGATGCGCCAGCGGATGACCGACCCGCCGCCCGACAACCCGGCCCGTATGCGCGCCCACCCCGGCCGGGAATGGCTCGTCGTACTGTCCGGCAGGGCTGTCCTCATGCTCGGCCACCGGCGCTTTCGCATCGAGACCAACCAGGCCGCCGAGTTCCCCACCATGATGCCGCACGCCATCGGCGCCGAAGGCGGACCCTGCGAGATCCTGGGCATCTTCGACCGCGACGCCCGCCGCGGCCACCAGAAAGACGCCGGCACCGACGACTCCGAAGCCGACTGCACAGGCGCCCAGGGCCCCTGCGCATAG